CGCCCTCAAGAGCGATCTTGGACGCGTGGTGCTTAAGGGGTTGCCGTCGGATCCGGGCACGCAGGGACGCCTCTTTGGGGCCATCGCCGAGAAGGGCATCCTGGTCGACGACATCATCCAGAATGACTCTGCCAAGAACATCGACCTCAGCTTCACGGTGCATCACGACGAGCTGCCCGAGGTCAAGGTGGCGGTCACGCAGGTCCTGAAGGCTCTGGGCTCGGGGACGCTCGAGATCGAGATCGGCCTGGCCAAGCTCAGCGTGGTCGGCTCGGGCATGCGGAACCATTCGGGGGTGGCCAGCCGGCTGTTTGAGACGCTGGGGAAGGCGGACATCGCCATCCGGGGGATCGTTACCAGCGAGATCAAGATCTCCTGTCTGATCCCGCTGGAGCATGGCAAACAGGCGATCAACCTGGTCCACAAGGCCTTCGGCCTGGAGCAAGGCGAGCGGGTCACGATCGAACGGCAACTCGGCAGGGTGTGACGGGGTGGGCGGAACGAACGCTGCGGGAATCCGCTGGTTTCAAATGGGCTTTGCCCGGGGCATGCGATTTAACAGAATACCTATTATGGGCGAGTAGGGGTTTCAAAGGCAGCGGCAAAGCCGAATCGCGAACCCAAGCATTGTCGCTGGAAGCAGCTCGCCCCGATGCGTTTCAGTCGCCGTACTTCTTGCGGATCCGTGAAGATTCGGCAGCTCGATTTTCGTAGTCGGCCAAACCCTTGACCTGCTTGGCCTGCTCATCGTTCAAGACCTTGCGCAGGTCACGGACAGCCTGCTGGTTCAATTCGTCATTGTCGACGACGACCTTGGCCCGAACTCTCTTGAATTCGTCTTCCCGTTGTCGGTCCTGTTCGGGTGCAGGAATGTCGGCGCCGTTGTCGCGATCGTTGGCAAATGGAATCAGCTTTCGGAGCAATTGCACATGTTCCGTTTCGGTGCTGGTCTTAAGGGTCTGCAGAGTGGACTTCTGTTCTTCGGTCAAGTCGGTCAATTTCAGCGCGCCCTTGATGAATGGCAACGCTGAAACATCGCTCTCGAAAAGCGTCGGGTATGACTTCTGGTCAAACGCCAACTGCAGGCTGACCCGCTGTGATTCGCTCAACGATTCCAGGGCAGTCGTCCACGCCCGCTGAATCGCCTCCATGTGCTGCCGGTCAGCTTTCCTCTGACGAAGTCGAATGCTGGCCCATGTTTCCTGGTGTTTCCGGGATACTTCAGGATCGGGTTTAAAGCGCCCGGTCGCGATTTCGTCCGGCTTGGCATGCGCTCTGAACTCGGCGTCACTTGCATTCCTTTCGTGCTCCAGATTGATGCTCGTCCGATAGGACTCCAACAGCGTGGCGACCAGTGGGTCAATCTGCTCATTAATCGCTGCGCACGCCTGGGCCTGCTCTTGGGCGGACAATTCTGGCGAACGCAACAGTTTGGAAATGTTGACTGGCGTCACGGAGAACGTGTTGTGTCCGCCGGTGTAGCCGAAATTCCGGCGCGTCGTTCGATTGAGGACACGTTCGAGCTTGGCTAACTTGAGCGGAACGCCATATTGATCCCCGAGGGTCGACGCCAGGTCGTCAAAGAACGCGGTGTCGGCGTCGGTCATCTGTTGCCAAAGGATTGTCTTCAGAGCGCCAAATTCATTGAGCCGATCAAAGTTCGGCATGACATTGCCAGTTTCTTTGTTCCGCGGGTAGAGCCCTTCCGTTGCGGCGACAAGTTTCTCCAATGTCGGCTTGAGTGTTTCCTCGCAGTGGTTCAGATAGTCCGCGTGCATCGTCTGCACCAGGGTTGATTGCGATTCGTCCAGGGCCAGCTGCTTGACCAGCACGTCCACTGCGGCCTTGTCAAGCGGAACGCTCATGGCTTGTTCCGAAAGCTGGTTTTGCTTGCTCCACCCCGAGGGTTCGTTGGCCTTGGGTTCATCCACTAGTTGATCGATGTATCTGTCATTGCCGAATGAGGAGAGTTCCTGGGCGGGATCCCTTTCAAAGAGAGCCTTCAACTTTGGATTGTCCAGCAGAGCCGACACGGACTTCAGGGAATTGCTGCCAAGTTCAAGGCGCTTCTGGCGAAGCTCGATGCTGAGGACACTCATGCCCTTCTCAGATTGCATGTTGAACTGGTTTGGATCAATGGCTGCGCATTGTGCATTAAAATCCTTGATCCCTTGCTCAACCAGTCCTTCGTCCGCCACCTGCCATTGTTGGTAGGCGGCTTGAATCTGATCCAGAGCAGGCTTCGTCAGCGTCTTCGAACGCAAAGCTTTGCGGAACAACTGATCGGTGAGCAGAAATTCCTCGATCCGACGCCCGCCGTTGCCTAGAGCCAAGCGACGGTACGCCTCGGCGAAGTATTGATTGCGCAGCCATTGCTTGTATGCGTCGGGCAGTTGAGCCGCCAAGGTCTTGCAGGCGGCGTCATTAAACGCTGAAATCTTGTCGCACTTAACTCGAAAGGGTTCACGCGCCTTCGCCATGGCGTCTTGGACGGCCGCGTCCAGCTCCCGGGCCCGCTCCGGGTCATTCTTTCGCTCCTCCTGCGACAGAGTGCCGGCCCCTGCCTTCATTGCGGCCGCGGCTGCCTCGCGACGGTTGCGGATGCTGGAGGCGGCGAGATCCTTCATGAGTTCGGTCAGCCGCTGCTCATACGCGGCCAGAGCGGGGTCGAACTTCTGCTTGGCCTCCAACGGGATGTTCATGACATCCATGATCGCCGTGATGTCCAAGATGGTGATCGGTTGATACTCGAGCATGTACTTGCCGGTCGAACACTCGCGGATACGTGCGTTGCGGGCTCGCTGCACGCCCTCACGGTGGCCCTCCCCCACCAGGTCGGCCACGCCGACAAACAGTGCGTCGTCGGCATCAGACATCATCTTCAGCACGCGTTCATAAGCGCGGGTGTACTCCTCAGTCTGCTTTGAACGGGGCATTCCGTTGTTCCACTGTTCGCTCTTCTTGTTCAAGAACTGGGCGATCTCATTGTCGCGCAGGGCATGGCACCGCTCGCGGTAGGCGTCGTGCAACTTCTCGATGGCGGTTGCATGGTCCTTGTCCGGGTGGATGTAACGCTCCACCAACTGCTTGAACTCGCCAAGCGTGAGTGGATCGGGCACCTGTCCGAATTGGTCCTGTGCGGTGGCGCGAGTTGCAAGCTGAAGAGTGACGGCTAATGCGAGAATGGCGAGCCGACCAGGGCGGGTGATTTTCAGCATGTGCAGTCTCCTTGTTCGAAATCAAGTTCAGTCAGAGCGTGAATGCAAATTGACATCAGCGTTCCTTGTAGGCTTTGGCGATCCTTGCAGCGGTCTTCTCGAAATCCGAAATGCCTTTGATTCGCCCGGCCTGATCTTCCGTCAGGATCTTGCGAAGCTGCCGGATCGCCGCATCGTTGGTTTCACATCGCTCGTAGGCGACTTTCGATTTGGCATTCTCAACAGCTTCTTGCTCCTTCCGCTCCTCGGGCGTATTGGCGTGGGGAATTTCCGCAGACCCCTTCGTGAGTGATCGACTCAGCTCATTCTGCCGAATCCGTGTTCGTTCCTCGAGTTCACTCAGCTGGGCTTGCTGCTCCTGGGTCAGATCCTTCAGTTTGCGCGCCTTCTTGATGTACGGCAGCGCGGGGCATCGATCCGAAAATGGATTGGGATTCGCCTCCTCGTCGTAGGCCATTTGCAGTGACACGCGTTGTTTGTCGTCCAGCTTCTCCAGCGTTCCCACCCACGCCGATTTGATGGCTTCCTTGTGCCGAAGAATCAAAGTGCGGGAACGATCACTCAAGGCCTTGTGGGCATCTTTGAAGCTCTTTGTGTCCGCTGGAGTCCACGCTTCGCCCGCCTGGTGACTTGCCTTGTCCGCAACTTCCTGAAGTTCATACTCTGTCTTCAAGTCGAGGCCCGTCAGGTAGAAAATAAGCAGATCCTTTGCGAGTTGATCGGACTGCGCGGTCAGGGCATCGATTGCCTTCGCCCGGTCATCGGCCGCAAGATTCGACAATCGCAGGATCCTCACGATATTGACTCGATTCTCACGCAGGGCGTTCGATGACCCCGCGTATCCGTAATCGGTATGAAACGTCCGTTCGAGGGCTCGCTCGAGTTTCGCCAAACTCAGTGCAGCGCAGGACTTTTCGCCAAGCACCGTCGCCAGGTCGTCAAAGAATGCGGCATCGAGATCCGTCCCTTGTGTGAACATCGCCTTGCGCAAAGCGAGGGTTTCAATGATGCGATCCGAATTTCGTTTGATCTCGCCGGTCGCCTTGTCAGGCGCCCACGCCTCCAGATTGACGGCATCGAGCTTCTTGATCGCCGGCCCGAGGGCCTCATCCCAGCGATTGAGATAGTCGGCATGCGCCGATTTCAACAAGGCCTTCTGGGATTCGTCCATGGAAAGCAGGACCGTAATCGCCTCAGCGGATTCATCGCTCATCGGACTCCCCTCTTCAATGGCCAAACGGCTCATTGGCGGCGGCTGGTCCGTTGGTTCAGTGGTGTCCACGTAATCATCGATCATGCCGTCCATGATGATGACCCCACCGGGTTCTCGTTCATTGGCATCCCGTTCGAAGAGTCCTTTCAGCTTCGGATTGTCCAGCAGTGATGCGACCGATTTGAGGGACTCGAACCCCAGATCAGTGCGCTTCTTGGAGATTTCGATGCCGACATTGTGCTCGGAGATGGAATTGATATGCGGATTCACGGGATCGATGGCGGCGCGGCTTTGGTCGATGACATGCATGCCCTGATCGATCAGCGCGTCATCGTCGTCTCGCCATTTGTGATACACGGCCGCGATTTGCTCCCGAGCCCCTTCATCGAGCGTCTTGCTGCGAAGCGCTTTGCGGAAGAGCACATCAGTTCGCAGCAATCGGTCGAAGCCGCCAACACCTCCATAGACACCTTGCATGTGAAAATACCCCTTCAACATGTACTTGCCGCGAAAGTTCTTCCTGTAGTTGTCGGGGAGTTGCCGGGCCAACGCCTTGCATGTTGTTGTGTTGAGCTGGGCCAGTTTCTCGCTTTTCAGCCTGAGGGGCTCATACCCCTTGGCCATGGCATTGCGGGAATTGTCACGCATGGCCTGGACCTTCTCGGGATTGTTCTCGCGTTCCTCCGGTGTCATCTTGTTGCTCGCGGAGTTGGCCCACACGGAGGAACGGTCGCGGAACCACTGCAATTGGGCCTTGGCGACATCCTTCATGGCCGCGGTGAGGCGAGGTTCATAGTCGGCCAGAATTGGATCGACTTTCTGTTGTTCATCCTTCGGCAAACGCAAGTCAGCGACGATCGCGGAGAGGTCGACCTCCAGATACTCCTGGGAAAAACTTCTGAACCTGACGCGTGAGCGGGCCCGCGAGCGAGTGTCGCGGGTTCGTTGCACGGCGGCTTCCTGTCCCTCCCCCAGCACGCCTCCGATGGCGTCAAAGAGCGCGTCGTCGATCTCGGCGACCTGCCGGTTCAGGCGGTCAAGGGTTTTGACGTATTCATCGAAATACTCATACTTAAGGCCGTCGTTCCACTTCTCCTTCAGGTTCTTCAGGAACTGCTCGATGTCGCTTTCACGCAGGGCATGGAAGCGATCTTTGTAGGCGTCGTGCAGAGTTTCGATTTCAGTCCTCTGCTCCTTTGACAGTTGGACATATGTTTCCAAGGAGATCAGGAGCTCCCCCATGGACATCGGATCGGGAAGTTGATTGAAGGTTCCCTGTGCGCGGACCTCGGTTGAGAAGTGAAACGTGACGCACAACGCAAGCGTGGCAAGCCGAAAGAAGCGAGGGATCTGCAGCATGTGCTTTCTCCTTAGGCGAGTGCCCACGCAAGCGTATCTGACTCAAAGATTCAAAGTGGCACCCACCCACGCTTCACCCAGCGGAGTTCGCCGCCCTGCCGCCGCAGGAACGCGCCGAGCTGCCCCGCGTGGTGCTGCACGTGACGGATGTTGTAGATGTGCATCTCCGACTGCGACATGGTGAGCCAGGGGAATTTTGTCGGCGCCTCCATCGACGCCTGCGTTTCCTGCGCCATCGTGCTCGCCATTTTCTCGCGGCAGAACGCCAGGTACGCCAGCAGCTCCTCGCGGCTGAACCGCCGGCTCGGATACTCGCCGCGGATGTCCTCCATGCCCTTGGGATGGAACACCGGGTGGGGCTTGAACGCAGCCTCTCCGCCGGGCGTCAGGTAGATGTCCGTGCAGCACAGCGTGTGGTAGACGACCTGCCAGAAGGGATACTTGGCGATCACTCCCTCCCAGTGCTCCGCCGGGCACTTCACGATGCAGTCGTTGAGCATGCACAGCGTGGCCTCGTACTGGGCGGACAGGACATTCTTGAAATGGTCATTCATGGCGGGTGACAAAATCCTACGGTCAAATGAAAAGGAGCGCCTCTTTCGAGACGCTCCTTTGAGGTCAAATCAAGAATCTTGGCTTCAATCAGCGACGACGACGGCTCATCATGCCGCCGAAGATCAGGCCCATGGCGAGACCGCCCGGACCCGGCACTTCGTCGATGTAGAAGTCATCCATGCCGAAGCAGTCGACGTGGTTGGTCACGTAGAAGACCACCTTATCGACATTGTCGAAATTGCTGCCAAGGAACACGTAGGTCGAGGGGAAACCCCAATCCTCCGAGGGAAGCAATTGAAAGCCCATCGAAGTGGCTCCGTTGAACCCTTCGACCCATGCCAGCTCGGTGCCGC
This portion of the Planctomycetota bacterium genome encodes:
- a CDS encoding DinB family protein, whose product is MNDHFKNVLSAQYEATLCMLNDCIVKCPAEHWEGVIAKYPFWQVVYHTLCCTDIYLTPGGEAAFKPHPVFHPKGMEDIRGEYPSRRFSREELLAYLAFCREKMASTMAQETQASMEAPTKFPWLTMSQSEMHIYNIRHVQHHAGQLGAFLRRQGGELRWVKRGWVPL